The Punica granatum isolate Tunisia-2019 chromosome 4, ASM765513v2, whole genome shotgun sequence sequence TGTTTTGATTATTCGTCCATACTATTTGTAtgtagtaatatatataattatttttggaaaaattaaaaaatctcTCGATATTTTGAAAGAATTCCACGATACGAgtgatatttttttaagttcAATGTACCAAATGCCctgtaaatataaaataaaaattcttttttttggtatcGTCCTTTTATACCCGACAAATTTTACTAAGCTCTAAATCTCCCATTTTTTGTTGCATCAATGCAcattataaatttatgttatatttttgTATAACAAAGAGTATTCAAGTTTTGCCTAACTAATCATTGCAATCCACAATAAATTTCTAGCAAACCCATGGGATAAGTCTTTCTGCCACACATGCCAACCATTGGGTTAATATACGATAGGATTATTGACATGCCAACCATTGGGTTAATATACGATAGGATTATTGACACTTATGACCTtcacatataattatatagtTTGATCATATTGGTTTGCCATCAAAATATTTAGCACTTTCATAAGTTGTAGCATTTATTATGTCTACtcgataaaatatattatttttattatatagtcTTTTTATAGCTGTATCAATTTGTACATCACATATGCTAAACAtttgttataaaaaattattcgaCCGCCTAACAGCTGAATGCACGGCTTTAAGGGATGTCTACGCATGGCTCGAGACTTGGGCATCCAATCTCTCCTTGTAGATGCCCAGGTAGTAGTCCTTCTTTTCTTAGATAAATGTTGTGATAACTCCCTACTAATGCCCATTATTTTGGATTGTAGGACCCTAGCAAGTTCCTTCATTGGATTCAAGATTGAACATGCATTTCGAGAGGCTAACGCATTTGGAAACTTTCTCGCTTGGTCAACTTGTGTAGATTTACAAGCTCAAGAAGcagttgtctactttgattcCCCTCCTGTTGGGGTACTAGACTATAAATTATTACATCAGATGGGTGGAAAACTACCCGTACTATTTGTAATAATCGAGATCTCTCAATGGACCCCAGATAGATgaaatttgttaatattatcccttttctataaaaaaaatataaaaatttatggcGCGATGTATCCATTAATTTGTACATctacaaaatatatagaaatgCGGAAGAAGTATTTTGaagggaaaatgaaaaaataaaaaaaagcagTGGGCCCCTAATGCAAATATTGAAGGGTTAATAGTGCCATATATCCTAACGTTTGAATGAATTCTTAGTTTTAAcccaaacttaattttttacctgagatatcTCAACGTTGACATgttggtttcaaatctatcccgacgttaactttccatccaaaattgacggaattgcacacgtgaCACGTTAATTTCACATTTATCCCGACACTTGTTATAAAATTAACGTAtcacgtgtgcaattccgtcaattttggacgaAAAGTTAgagtcgggatagatttgaaaccaatacgtcaacgttgggatatctcaggtaaaaaatcaagtttgggctaaaactaaaaattcttcaaacgttaggctatatgaCGCTATTATCTCAATATTGAACCGCCTCAGTTTCTTCCAAAGAAGATGaagggaagaagagagagggagagagagagagaatatatGCGTTAATGCAAATATTGAACCGCCTCACTTTCTtccaaagaagaagaagaagaaaggagaaaagaaaaaagaaaaagagagagagagagaaaatatatGCGTTAGGGTAAAATCGagaggccgaagcccagccGCCGTCGCCTCCTTACATTTTTGTGGAAGCTCGGCGGAGCATACTGAAACCAGTCGCCGGAGTTAGTCCGAGCTAATCAGAGCAACCAACCATGAGGCCGATTCTGATGAAGGGTCACGAGAGGCCCCTGACGTTCCTCAAGTACAACGGGGAGGGCGATCTCCTCTTCTCCTGCGCCAAGGACCACAACCCCACCGTCTGGTTCGCTGACAACGGCGAGCGCCTCGGCACCTACCGCGGCCACAATGGTGCCGTCTGGTGTTGCGATGTTTCCAGTATGTCCCTCAACCTTACCCTCTACATGCGTCTGTCCATAAATGTTCTTTTTTAGTTTCCATGTTACCTCTTTTGATTCTTGGTTCTTCCTCTGTGGAGATTTGTTCTTTCTATTTGTCTTGGGTATTCCGTtaattgcttttcggacttgtaTTTGGTCAGAATCAATTGCTACCAATATTTTGCACCTTTGGAAGGCCTGATTTTGGATGAAAGGGATGAAATTGTTTGGAAGACTTTTCCATCTGATAACATAAGTTCACGCATTTTGGCTTATTTCATTGCCCAGAAAGTCGGGAACATGTCATCCGTGAATTCTGGTTTTTGTGCTAATGTGTGTTGTTTTCAGGGGACTCGATGAGGCTGATCACAGGCAGTGCCGATCAGACGGTGAAGCTGTGGAGTGTGCAGTCCGGCACCCAGTTGTTTACTTTCAATTTCGATTCCCCGGCGAGGTCGGTCGACTTCTCTGTTGGTGATAAGCTCGCCCTGATCACCACCGATCCCTTCATGGGCCTCACTTCTGCTATCCATGTGAAGCGCATTGCCAGAGATCCTAATGATCGTAAGCTTCTTAATTTTATCTGTTTTTAATCATTTGTCTCATCGAAGAAGTATGAAATTATGGGCACATGGAGTTTGTCGTTACAGTTGCTGTCTATCAAATTGTGCTGTCTTATGTAAAACTATCTTGCTTATCGTAATCTGCTGTCTAACGTGCATTGTATCTTCTTGGAAGAAAGGCGCTTTCTTGCTAGTTCATGAGTTTGGATGGTTCGATATAATTTAGTAGATGAAACATTGGCAGTGCTGGTTCTTACTGGATTGTGTATAAGTCTTCTGATGGGTGATTCATAACTAGCCCCTTAGGAAGAGAATGAAAACTATTGGCTCATGCGAATTTACCTGTATCACACTAGTACATTTGGCTACTACCATAATGTAGAAGACGCTTTTTTGATATTTGGATTCTTCTGGGACTATCTTAAGAATTCTGTGAATGTGAAAATCACTTTGACCTTCTATAATGTCAGTTTCAGTGGCGATACTATGTGAGAGTGTCATGTGGCATGGTTTTTTAGCCAGTAggataaatattttgttaggGATGTTAACTAATTGCTTATTACATGCTTGTTTTTCACTCACTTTTAGCATCACAATGTGGATTTTCTCTGAAACGCTGAACTGCTGTATGTATAGCGCAAGTGCTGGGACAACTTTCTTCCGTTTGATTACGAGAAGCATGTAAGTCTAGATATAATGAAAGATGGGACTTTTGCAGAAACTGCTGAATCCGTCCTCGTCATTAGGGGGCCACAGGGAAGAATTAACAGAGCTGTTTGGGGACCCCTCAATAAGACTATTATAAGTGCTGGTGAAGATTCTATTATTCGCATTTGGGATTCTGAGGTATGTAAATGAGTTTTCTGCAGTTGTGGTTTTATTGTGTTCTGGTA is a genomic window containing:
- the LOC116206135 gene encoding eukaryotic translation initiation factor 3 subunit I-like codes for the protein MRPILMKGHERPLTFLKYNGEGDLLFSCAKDHNPTVWFADNGERLGTYRGHNGAVWCCDVSRDSMRLITGSADQTVKLWSVQSGTQLFTFNFDSPARSVDFSVGDKLALITTDPFMGLTSAIHVKRIARDPNDQTAESVLVIRGPQGRINRAVWGPLNKTIISAGEDSIIRIWDSETGKLLMESDKETGHKKAITSLAKSDDGSHFLTGSHDKSAKLWDTRTLTLIKTYVTERPVNAVAMSPLLDHVVLGGGQDASAVTTTDHRAGKFEAKFFDKILQEEIGGVKGHFGPINALAFNPDGKSFSSGGEDGYVRLHHFDPDYFNIKI